A part of Botrytis cinerea B05.10 chromosome 2, complete sequence genomic DNA contains:
- the Bccoq1 gene encoding Bccoq1 — protein MRNYSMRASKLFPSSSIARTQVNGACFRCQLAHTASLRPILTQSYHHNSTRRKQSTWAQAVSVASNVFSNATTRATGGGDSIDPLRMVAKEMKFLTGNIRQLLGSGHPSLDTVAKYYTQAEGKHVRPMIVLLMSRATALAPKSSRYNPNQEIADIDNPISPTTILSDVNPTAPTLNPLAHVPRTYSAAESDILPSQRRLAEITELIHTASLLHDDVIDHSVSRRGNPSANLEFGNKMAVLAGDFLLSRASVALARLRDAEVTELLATVIANLVEGEFMQLKNTAQDEKNPVWTEETISYYLQKTYLKSASLISKSCRAAALLGGSDGVTVDAAYDYGKNLGLAFQLVDDMLDYTISEKELGKPAGADLELGLATAPLIFAWKNNKELGSLVGRKFSQEGDVLRARELVLQSDGLEQTRALAEEYASRAISAISAFPDSEAKDGLIEMADKTLKRRK, from the exons ATGAGGAATTATTCAATGAGGGCTTCGAAGCTCTTCCCCAGCTCCTCCATAGCCAGAACGCAGGTCAATGGCGCATGTTTTCGGTGTCAATTAGCTCACACGGCATCACTACGCCCTATACTCACTCAATCATACCATCATAACTCTACAAGGCGGAAGCAATCAACCTGGGCGCAGGCGGTATCTGTGGCGTCCAATGTATTCTCAAATGCTACTACCCGGGCAACAGGAGGAGGCGATTCGATAGACCCCTTGCGAATGGTTGCGAAAGAGATGAAGTTTTTGACTGGAAACATACGGCAACTCCTTGGATCTGGACATCCTTCTCTCGACACTGTTGCGAAATACTATACACAAGCTGAAGGCAAACATGTACGACCTATGATTGTACTACTAATGTCTAGAGCTACAGCCTTAGCGCCCAAATCTTCTCGATATAATCCCAATCAAGAGATTGCGGATATAGACAACCCAATTTCACCGACTACCATTCTCTCGGATGTGAATCCTACCGCACCTACATTAAACCCTTTGGCACATGTGCCCAGAACATATTCGGCAGCCGAAAGTGACATACTCCCCTCTCAAAGACGGTTGGCTGAAATCACGGAACTTATTCACACTGCGTCACTTTTACATGACGACGTCATTGATCATTCTGTCTCGCGGCGGGGCAACCCATCTGCCAATCTCGAATTTGGGAACAAAATGGCAGTATTGGCTGGGGATTTTCTGTTGAGTCGAGCTTCAGTAGCTCTTGCACGTCTACGCGATGCGGAAGTTACTGAATTACTGGCGACAGTTATTGCGAACCTTGTCGAGGGAGAGTTCATGCAATTGAAGAACACCGCGCAAGACGAAAAGAATCCTGTTTGGACCGAAGAGACCATCTCTTACTACCTACAAAAGACATACCTGAAAAGCGCAAGCTTGATCTCGAAGTCATGCCGAGCAGCGGCTTTACTCGGAGGATCAGATGGTGTCACTGTTGATGCAGCGTATGATTATGGTAAGAATCTGGGGTTGGCATTCCAACTTGTCGATGATATGTTGGATTACACAATCAGCGAGAAAGAACTGGGAAAGCCGGCGGGAGCCGACTTGGAATTGGGTCTTGCTACTGCTCCATTAATATTTGCATGGAAGAATAACAAAGAGTTGGGCTCCCTTGTGGGAAGGAAGTTCTCCCAAGAAGGAGATGTTCTGCGG GCAAGGGAATTGGTGCTACAAAGCGATGGCTTAGAGCAAACTCGTGCCCTGGCTGAAGAATATGCAAGCAGGGCAATTTCTGCCATCAGTGCATTCCCCGACAGCGAAGCCAAGGATGGCCTGATAGAAATGGCGGATAAGACCTTGAAACGAAGGAAATGA